One genomic region from Streptomyces sp. NBC_01304 encodes:
- a CDS encoding ABC transporter permease — translation MTSPIETEGAKSSVVLDGEIAKKSGKKSGKGKGKDDELLVGRSPGQLMWIRFKRDRAGVISAWIVIAFFAVAALAPLIGKVYGKNPYDLYGQDQFLLDDFNMPLGSNGGISGDFWFGIEPILGRDVFTQLIYGMRTSLYTALAATVMMVITGVLIGLAGGYFGGKIDYVIGRATDFFIAFPQQLFFIAAMPIVTSVFVSPSEETPVYVRTLAIIGVMWFLGWMGLARLIRSVTLSLREREFVEAAKVSGASPWRIIRKELLPNIVTPILVQATYLLPSTILSVAFLSYVGVGYTEPTPDWGRMFATGAKIYEQDPTYMFFPGIAMVIFVVAFNLLGDSVRDAFDPKTGR, via the coding sequence ATGACTAGTCCAATCGAGACCGAGGGCGCCAAGTCCTCTGTCGTCTTGGACGGCGAGATCGCGAAGAAGTCGGGCAAGAAGTCCGGCAAGGGCAAGGGCAAGGACGACGAGCTGCTCGTCGGTCGTTCCCCCGGGCAGCTGATGTGGATCCGCTTCAAGCGGGACCGGGCGGGCGTCATATCCGCCTGGATCGTCATCGCCTTCTTCGCGGTGGCGGCGCTCGCTCCGCTGATCGGCAAGGTCTACGGCAAGAACCCGTACGACCTGTACGGGCAGGATCAGTTCCTGCTCGACGACTTCAACATGCCGCTCGGGTCCAACGGCGGTATATCCGGGGACTTCTGGTTCGGCATCGAGCCCATCCTCGGCCGCGATGTGTTCACGCAGCTGATCTACGGCATGCGCACTTCGCTCTACACCGCCCTCGCCGCGACGGTCATGATGGTCATCACGGGTGTCCTCATCGGCCTGGCCGGCGGCTATTTCGGCGGAAAGATCGACTACGTCATCGGTCGCGCGACGGACTTCTTCATCGCCTTCCCGCAGCAGCTCTTCTTCATCGCCGCGATGCCCATCGTCACCTCGGTCTTCGTCAGCCCGTCCGAGGAAACCCCGGTCTACGTCCGGACGTTGGCCATCATCGGCGTCATGTGGTTCCTGGGCTGGATGGGCCTCGCCCGTCTGATCAGGTCGGTGACCCTGTCCCTCAGGGAACGGGAGTTCGTCGAGGCCGCCAAGGTCTCGGGTGCGTCTCCCTGGCGCATCATCCGCAAGGAACTGCTCCCCAACATCGTCACACCGATCCTGGTGCAGGCGACGTATCTGCTCCCGTCCACCATCCTCTCGGTGGCCTTCCTCTCGTACGTCGGCGTCGGCTACACCGAACCCACCCCTGACTGGGGGCGGATGTTCGCCACCGGCGCCAAGATCTACGAGCAAGACCCGACCTACATGTTCTTCCCGGGCATCGCCATGGTCATTTTCGTCGTGGCGTTCAATCTCCTCGGAGACTCCGTACGGGATGCGTTCGACCCCAAGACAGGACGCTGA
- a CDS encoding HAD family hydrolase encodes MTSELSQPGTERYVLFDVDGTLIDAVANQRQVWRTWAERYGLDADEVYQVALRARPLETFAQVAPDRNPQECLAALHELEDDDVRSGTYAAFDGAAELLTALRPGTWALVTSNYEHRVRGRFARTGLPVPEVLVDAAAVEEGKPSPVPYLRAATLLGAAPGECLVIEDAPSGVRSGLSAGMTVWGVNAPTAVDGVHRHFAGLREAVQDILAFASGTSPQERARHA; translated from the coding sequence GTGACCAGCGAACTCTCTCAGCCCGGCACCGAGCGATACGTCCTGTTCGACGTCGACGGCACATTGATCGACGCCGTGGCCAACCAGCGCCAGGTCTGGCGCACTTGGGCCGAGCGGTACGGACTCGATGCCGACGAGGTCTACCAAGTGGCCCTGAGGGCAAGGCCGTTGGAGACCTTCGCGCAGGTCGCGCCGGACCGGAACCCGCAGGAATGCCTCGCGGCCCTGCACGAGTTGGAGGACGACGACGTACGGTCCGGCACCTATGCCGCCTTCGACGGAGCCGCGGAATTGCTCACGGCCCTGCGGCCCGGGACCTGGGCCCTGGTGACCTCGAACTACGAGCACCGGGTACGCGGCCGCTTCGCCCGGACCGGCCTGCCGGTCCCGGAGGTCCTCGTGGACGCGGCCGCCGTCGAGGAGGGCAAGCCGTCCCCCGTGCCGTATCTGCGGGCCGCCACGCTGCTCGGCGCCGCACCGGGGGAGTGCCTGGTCATCGAGGACGCCCCGTCCGGAGTGCGCTCCGGGCTGAGCGCCGGGATGACGGTGTGGGGCGTCAACGCCCCCACGGCCGTTGACGGCGTGCACCGCCACTTCGCCGGCCTGCGCGAGGCGGTGCAGGACATTCTCGCCTTCGCGTCCGGAACCAGCCCTCAGGAGCGGGCCCGGCACGCGTGA
- the typA gene encoding translational GTPase TypA has translation MPTRHDIRNVAIVAHVDHGKTTIVDAMLKQAGSFAAHAAESLDDRMMDSNDLEREKGITILAKNTAVKYHPKDGGDVITINIIDTPGHADFGGEVERGLSMVDAVVLLVDASEGPLPQTRFVLRKALQQRLPVILCINKTDRPDSRIDEVVNETYDLFLDLDADEDQIEFPIVYACGRDGIASLTKPEDGTVPADSDSLEPFFSTILEHVPAPEYDDAAPLQAHVTNLDADNFLGRIALLRVEQGELRKGQTVAWIKRDGTIANVRITELMMTEALTRKPAEVAGPGDICAVAGIPDIMIGETLADPENPIALPLITVDEPAISMTIGTNTSPLVGRGATGKGADKGTQVKDRKVTARQVKDRLDRELIGNVSLRVLDTERPDAWEVQGRGELALAILVEQMRREGFELTIGKPQVVTQEIDGKTHEPVERMTIDVPEEHMGAVTQLMGVRKGRMDNMSNHGSGWVRLEFVVPSRGLIGFRTEFLTQTRGTGIAHSIHEGLEPWFGTLATRNNGSLVADRAGAVTAFAMTNLQERGVLFTEPGTEVYEGMIVGENSRADDMDVNITKEKKLTNMRSAAADSFEAIVPPRKLSLEQSLEFCRDDECVEVTPEAVRIRKVGLDKTARARAASRAKNS, from the coding sequence TCACGTCGACCACGGCAAGACGACCATCGTCGACGCCATGCTCAAGCAGGCCGGCTCCTTCGCCGCGCACGCCGCCGAGTCCCTCGACGACCGCATGATGGACTCGAACGACCTGGAGCGTGAGAAGGGCATCACGATCCTGGCCAAGAACACGGCCGTGAAGTACCACCCGAAGGATGGCGGCGACGTCATCACCATCAACATCATCGACACCCCGGGCCACGCCGACTTCGGTGGCGAGGTCGAGCGTGGTCTGTCGATGGTGGACGCGGTGGTCCTGCTCGTGGACGCCTCCGAGGGCCCGCTCCCGCAGACCCGCTTCGTGCTCCGCAAGGCCCTCCAGCAGCGCCTGCCCGTCATCCTGTGCATCAACAAGACGGACCGCCCGGACTCCCGCATCGACGAGGTCGTCAACGAGACGTACGACCTCTTCCTGGACCTGGACGCGGACGAGGACCAGATCGAGTTCCCGATCGTCTACGCCTGTGGCCGTGACGGCATCGCCTCGCTGACCAAGCCGGAGGACGGCACCGTCCCGGCGGACAGCGACAGCCTGGAGCCGTTCTTCTCGACGATCCTCGAGCACGTCCCGGCTCCGGAGTACGACGACGCCGCCCCGCTGCAGGCCCACGTCACCAACCTCGACGCGGACAACTTCCTCGGCCGTATCGCGCTGCTCCGTGTCGAGCAGGGCGAGCTGCGCAAGGGCCAGACGGTCGCGTGGATCAAGCGTGACGGCACGATCGCCAACGTCCGCATCACCGAGCTGATGATGACCGAGGCGCTCACCCGCAAGCCCGCCGAGGTGGCGGGCCCCGGTGACATCTGCGCCGTCGCGGGTATCCCGGACATCATGATCGGCGAGACCCTGGCCGACCCGGAGAACCCGATCGCGCTGCCGCTCATCACGGTGGACGAGCCGGCGATCTCCATGACCATCGGCACCAACACCTCGCCGCTGGTCGGCCGGGGCGCCACCGGCAAGGGCGCGGACAAGGGCACCCAGGTCAAGGACCGCAAGGTCACCGCGCGCCAGGTCAAGGACCGTCTGGACCGCGAGCTCATCGGTAACGTCTCGCTGCGCGTCCTGGACACCGAGCGCCCCGACGCCTGGGAGGTGCAGGGCCGCGGTGAGCTGGCGCTGGCCATCCTGGTCGAGCAGATGCGCCGCGAGGGCTTCGAGCTGACCATCGGCAAGCCGCAGGTCGTCACGCAGGAGATCGACGGCAAGACGCACGAGCCGGTCGAGCGCATGACGATCGACGTGCCCGAGGAGCACATGGGCGCCGTCACGCAGCTCATGGGCGTCCGCAAGGGCCGTATGGACAACATGTCGAACCACGGCTCCGGCTGGGTCCGCCTGGAGTTCGTCGTCCCGTCCCGCGGCCTCATCGGCTTCCGTACGGAGTTCCTGACGCAGACCCGCGGCACGGGCATCGCGCACTCCATCCACGAGGGCCTCGAGCCCTGGTTCGGCACCCTGGCGACCCGTAACAACGGTTCGCTGGTCGCCGACCGCGCCGGCGCCGTCACCGCGTTCGCGATGACCAACCTGCAGGAGCGCGGCGTGCTGTTCACCGAGCCCGGCACCGAGGTGTACGAGGGCATGATCGTCGGCGAGAACTCGCGCGCCGACGACATGGACGTGAACATCACCAAGGAGAAGAAGCTCACCAACATGCGCTCGGCCGCGGCCGACTCCTTCGAGGCGATCGTCCCGCCGCGCAAGCTCTCCCTGGAGCAGTCCCTGGAGTTCTGCCGCGACGACGAGTGCGTCGAGGTGACCCCGGAGGCGGTCCGCATCCGCAAGGTCGGCCTGGACAAGACGGCGCGTGCGCGGGCGGCTTCGCGGGCCAAGAACAGCTGA